The DNA sequence GAGGACGACCACGGTACGGGACCGGGGCTGGATCACGAGAAATGCTCCCGTCAGGGCGGCGGCACACCTGCTTGACCTGGCACGACACCCAGCGTCACCGCCAGCGGTCTGGGTGTCGCGGGAAGCTCGGCCGCTAGGACTCGAACCTAGAATATCGGGACCAAAACCCGAGGTGTTGCCAATTACACCACGGCCGATCGTGCTACGGACACAGCCTAGCGTGCCGGGCGGATTCCGGCGTACTCCCGTCGCCCGGCACGGGCGGGCCGGGCGGCCGGGCGGGCGCGCACACCGACCCGGCTCCGGAACTCGACCGTAGAAAACTACGGCTCCGTAGGTTACGGTGACGTAGGCGTAAGTTCCCGTTCTTTCACCGCTGGCCGCCGCACCGGCTGGAACGCCCCGGCGCACCGCGGTCGAACCCGTCACCGCTGCGAGGTGCCATGTCAACCGCCCTACTCGAGCCGCCACAGACCAACCCCGGCCCCGCCCCCAAGCCACTGACCGTCGGCAAACAGTCGATCGGTGTGCTGATCGCCCTCGGCGCCTTCGTGACCGTCCCGTTCCTGGCGCTGATCGCCGCCGTACCGGTCGCCTGGGGCGGCTGGCTGGGCTGGACCGACGTCGTCATCGGGCTGGTCTTCTACGTGGTAGCCGGGCTGGGCATCACCGTCGGGTTCCACCGGTACTTCACCCACGGCTCGTTCAAGGCGAAGCGGTGGCTGCGGATCGCGCTGGCGCTCGCCGGGTCGCTGGCGATCGAGGGCAACATCATCCAATGGGTCGCCGACCACCGCCGGCACCACGCCTACAGCGACATCGAGGGCGACCCGCACTCGCCGTGGCGCTTCGGCACCAGCGTCTGGGGCCTGACCAAGGGTCTGCTCTACGCCCACGTCGGCTGGCTGTTCCACCGTGACCTGACCAACCAGGAGCGCTTCACCCCCGACCTGCTCGCCGACAAGGACATCCGCCGCATCGACCAGTTCTTCCCGGCGCTGGTCGTGTTCACCATGCTCGCCCCGGCGGCGATCGGCGGCCTGGCGACCTGGTCCTGGCAGGGCGCGCTGACCGCGTTCTTCTGGGCCGGCCTGGTCCGGGTGGCGCTGCTGCACCACATCACCTGGTCGATCAACTCCGTCTGCCACGTCTACGGGGAACGCCCCTTCGAGGTGCGGCAGGGCGACAAGGCGTCGAACTTCTGGCCGCTGGCCATCCTGTCCTTCGGCGAGAGCTGGCACAACCTGCACCACGCCGACCCGACCTGCGCCCGGCACGGCGTACTGCGCGGGCAGATCGACATCTCCGCACGGGTGATCTGGCTGCTGGAGAAGACCGGCGCGGTCTCCAACGTCCGCTGGCCGAAGCCCGATCGGATCGCGGCCAAGCTGGTCAAGCCGGCTGGCTGAGCCGGACCGCGGCCGGTACGGCTACCCACCGGGTCGGTGCGGGCACCGACCCGGTGGCCCGGCACTGGCAGGATGAGCCAAGTGACGGACAACCCAACCACCAACGGTGACGCTTCACCGGGCGGCACACCGGCACCGCCACCACCACCGGCGGTGCCGGCCAAACCGAACTCCCGGGTCCGCATGTCGGCCGCGCAACGGCGGGAGCAGCTGATCACCATCGGGCGGCAGCTCTTCGCCGAACGGGGGTTCGACGCCACCTCCATCGAGGAGGTCGCCTCTCGGGCGAAGGTCTCGAAGCCGGTGGTGTACGAGCACTTCGGCGGCAAGGAAGGGCTGTACGCGGTCGTGGTGGACCGGGAGGTCCGCGCCCTGCTCGACCGGATCACCACCGCGCTGACCGCCGGGCACCCGCGGGAGCTGCTGGAGCAGGCCGCGCTGGCGCTGCTGGACTACATCGAGGCGGAGACCAACGGCTTCCGGGTGCTGGTCCGTGAGTCGCCGCTGCTGTCGGCCGCCGGCAACTTCTCCAGCGTGATGAACGACGTGGCGCACCAGGTGGAACACATCCTCGGCGCCGAGTTCAAGAGCCGGGGGTACGACCCGAAGCTCGCCGAGCTGTACTCCCAGGCGCTGGTCGGGATGGTGGCGCTGACCGGGCGCTGGTGGCTGGAGGTACGCAAGCCGCGCAAGGAGACGGTCGCCGCGCACCTGGTCAACCTGGCCTGGAACGGACTGTCCCACCTGGAAGCGAAACCCACCCTGCTGACCCGGCGCCGCAACCACTGACCGCCGGGCCGGGCCGGGTCGGGTGGCGTACGCTCACCGCCGGGCCCGCTCGGCCGGTCGGTGCGCGCCGCGCCGGTAGCGTTCCTCGTCGCCGGCCGCCTCGGCCGGCCCCACCTTGTCGTACAGGCCGGTGGCCAGGAAGACCAGCCCGAAGATCAGCGACACGATCACGGTCGACATCGAGAAGTTCAGGAAGTTGGCGTCGGTCTGCAGCAGGGCCATCATCAGCAGGCCGGTGACCATGAAGACCACCGCGATGGTGAGGTTGGCGAGGTGCCCGGCCCGGCCGCCGATGATCGCCCCGATCAGGATCAGCCCGCCGTAGACGATCG is a window from the Solwaraspora sp. WMMD792 genome containing:
- a CDS encoding acyl-CoA desaturase, which produces MSTALLEPPQTNPGPAPKPLTVGKQSIGVLIALGAFVTVPFLALIAAVPVAWGGWLGWTDVVIGLVFYVVAGLGITVGFHRYFTHGSFKAKRWLRIALALAGSLAIEGNIIQWVADHRRHHAYSDIEGDPHSPWRFGTSVWGLTKGLLYAHVGWLFHRDLTNQERFTPDLLADKDIRRIDQFFPALVVFTMLAPAAIGGLATWSWQGALTAFFWAGLVRVALLHHITWSINSVCHVYGERPFEVRQGDKASNFWPLAILSFGESWHNLHHADPTCARHGVLRGQIDISARVIWLLEKTGAVSNVRWPKPDRIAAKLVKPAG
- a CDS encoding TetR/AcrR family transcriptional regulator, giving the protein MSAAQRREQLITIGRQLFAERGFDATSIEEVASRAKVSKPVVYEHFGGKEGLYAVVVDREVRALLDRITTALTAGHPRELLEQAALALLDYIEAETNGFRVLVRESPLLSAAGNFSSVMNDVAHQVEHILGAEFKSRGYDPKLAELYSQALVGMVALTGRWWLEVRKPRKETVAAHLVNLAWNGLSHLEAKPTLLTRRRNH
- a CDS encoding DUF4383 domain-containing protein → MAHIPVNHPLRPVYRTIAGLTGLYVLIFGIAGTVATWGDPLFARDDVWALGLRTNLAFSISSIVYGGLILIGAIIGGRAGHLANLTIAVVFMVTGLLMMALLQTDANFLNFSMSTVIVSLIFGLVFLATGLYDKVGPAEAAGDEERYRRGAHRPAERARR